One genomic segment of Impatiens glandulifera chromosome 6, dImpGla2.1, whole genome shotgun sequence includes these proteins:
- the LOC124942560 gene encoding berberine bridge enzyme-like 18, giving the protein MKPLATLFFAFIISLVSLSWVISAHSHQDLIDCFSNRFPNSSSTISEIIYTPDESSYLSVLNSSIQNLRFALPSTPKPLLIIRPLYDSQIQAAICCSKIQGIQIRFRSGGHDYEGLSYVSPVTFIILDFINIRSIEVDVGNNTAWVQSGATVGQLYYSVAQKSINLAFPAGVCPTIGVGGHFSGGGYGTMLRKYGLAADNVIDARMVDVNGNILDRKTMGEDMFWAIRGGGGGSFGVIIAWKVNLVRVPSTVTVFTISKSLEQNATSLINRWQYVAHKFPKELFIRIIIGRANSRATGKLTIEASFNSLYLGRADDLINVMRNGFPELGLTKDDLIEMSWIESILYFAGFRGQPLEILLNRAQPTTSSFKGKSDYVQEPIPQSGLEGIWDIILEDGAENSILILNPYGGIMDEISESSIPFPHRAGNLYKIQHLAIWNNPSEVVAIKRIDWIRRLYSYMTPYVSKHPRAAYLNYRDLDIGVNKQGNTSYAQASIWGMKYFKNNFKRLVKVKSMVDPSNFFWNEQSIPVITK; this is encoded by the coding sequence atgaagcCTTTAGCCACTTTATTCTTTGCATTTATCATTTCCTTAGTTTCATTGTCATGGGTTATATCGGCACATAGTCATCAAGATTTGATTGATTGTTTCTCAAATCGTTTTCCAAATTCATCGTCAACAATTTCTGAAATTATCTATACACCTGACGAATCTTCGTATTTGTCTGTCTTGAACTCTTCCATACAAAACTTGCGTTTCGCGCTACCTTCTACTCCGAAACCCCTCTTGATCATTAGACCCTTGTATGATTCTCAAATACAAGCAGCCATTTGTTGTTCCAAAATTCAAGGGATACAAATTAGGTTTAGGAGTGGGGGACATGACTACGAGGGTCTCTCTTATGTTTCTCCCGTTACTTTTATAATCCTCGATTTTATTAACATTCGGTCTATTGAAGTTGACGTTGGAAACAACACTGCTTGGGTCCAATCGGGTGCTACTGTCGGTCAACTTTATTATAGTGTAGCCCAAAAAAGTATAAACCTAGCATTTCCCGCAGGTGTTTGTCCCACCATCGGTGTCGGTGGACATTTTAGCGGTGGAGGATATGGGACGATGCTACGTAAATATGGTCTTGCAGCTGATAACGTCATTGATGCTCGCATGGTCGATGTAAATGGAAATATTTTGGATAGAAAAACTATGGGTGAGGATATGTTTTGGGCCATAAGAGGGGGCGGAGGCGGAAGTTTTGGTGTCATTATTGCATGGAAAGTAAACCTAGTTAGAGTTCCATCCACCGTCACAGTTTTCACTATTTCAAAATCTTTAGAACAAAACGCTACAAGTCTCATTAATCGGTGGCAATATGTTGCACACAAGTTTCCCAAAGAACTTTTCATTAGGATAATCATCGGTAGGGCAAACTCTAGAGCAACGGGGAAGTTGACAATAGAGGCTTCATTCAATTCCTTGTATCTAGGAAGAGCCGACGACCTTATCAACGTGATGCGAAATGGCTTCCCCGAGCTTGGCTTGACCAAAGATGATCTAATCGAGATGAGTTGGATCGAATCCATCCTTTACTTTGCGGGTTTTAGAGGGCAACCACTCGAGATTTTGCTAAACCGAGCTCAACCCACCACATCTTCTTTCAAAGGAAAATCAGATTACGTGCAAGAGCCGATCCCCCAATCCGGATTGGAAGGGATTTGGGACATAATCTTGGAGGATGGTGCTGAGAATTCTATCTTAATCTTGAACCCATATGGTGGCATAATGGATGAAATATCAGAATCGTCTATTCCTTTCCCACATAGAGCTGGGAACTTATACAAGATCCAACACTTGGCCATTTGGAACAACCCGAGCGAAGTTGTAGCCATCAAGCGTATAGATTGGATCCGAAGACTTTACAGCTACATGACACCTTATGTTTCAAAACACCCGAGAGCTGCGTATTTAAACTATAGAGATCTCGATATCGGAGTAAATAAACAAGGGAATACAAGTTATGCACAAGCAAGCATTTGGGGGATGAAATACTTCAAGAACAACTTTAAAAGGCTGGTGAAGGTAAAAAGTATGGTTGATCCATCAAACTTCTTTTGGAATGAGCAAAGCATTCCGGTTATTACCAAATGA